In Procambarus clarkii isolate CNS0578487 chromosome 5, FALCON_Pclarkii_2.0, whole genome shotgun sequence, the following are encoded in one genomic region:
- the LOC138352094 gene encoding homeobox protein ESX1-like codes for MLSPLPSSGMLSLLPPSGILSLLPPRSMLKLLPPSGMLSLLPPRSMLKLLPPSGMLSLLLSSGMLSHLLSSGMLSPLPPSGMLSPLPPSGMLSPLPSSGMLSPLRSSGMLSLLPTYGMLSPLPTSGMLSPVPTSGMLSPLPSSGMLSPLPSSGILSLLPTSGMLSPVPTSGMLSPVPT; via the exons atgttgtcgcccctgccctcttcaggcatgttgtcactcctgcccccttcaggcatATTGTCGCTCCTGCCCCCTAGAAGCATGTTGAAGCtcctgcccccttcaggcatgttgtcgctcctGCCCCCTAGAAGCATGTTGAAGCtcctgcccccttcaggcatgttgtcgcttctgctctcttcaggcatgttgtcgcacCTGCTTTCTTCAGGaatgttgtcgcccctgcccccttcaggcatgttgtcgcccctgcccccttcaggcatgttgtcgcccctgccctcttcaggcatgttgtcgcccctgcgCTCTTCAGGAATGTTGTCGCTCCTGCCCACTTAcggcatgttgtcgcccctgcccacttcaggcatgttgtcgcccgtgcccacttcag gcatgttgtcgcccctgccctcttcaggcatgttgtcgcccctgccctctTCAGGCATATTGTCGCTCCTGCccacttcaggcatgttgtcgcccgtgcccacttcaggcatgttgtcgcccgtGCCCACTTaa
- the LOC138352093 gene encoding high mobility group nucleosome-binding domain-containing protein 5-like has protein sequence MREGGRNDNIPEAGRSDNMSEGGRGDNMPEEGRGDNMLEGGRGDNMSEGGRGDNMPEERRSDNMPEEGRGNNMPEGRRGNNMPEESRSDNMPEGGRGDNMSEGGRGDNMSEGRRGNNMPEESRGDNMSEGGRGNNMPEESRNINIPEEGRGDNMLEGGRGDNMLEGGKSENMPEGGRNDNMHEEGRVDNMPEGGRGDKMP, from the coding sequence ATGCGTGAAGGGGGCAGGAACGACAACATACCTGAAGCGGGCAGGAGCGACAACATGTCTGAAgggggcaggggcgacaacatgcctgaagagggcaggggcgacaacatgcttgaagggggcaggggcgacaacatgtctgaagggggcaggggcgacaacatgcctgaagagcGCAGGAGCGACAATATGCCTGAAGAAGGCAGGGGcaacaacatgcctgaagggcgCAGGGGcaacaacatgcctgaagagagcaggagcgacaacatgcctgaagggggcaggggcgacaacatgtctgaagggggcaggggcgacaacatgtCTGAAGGGCGCAGGGGcaacaacatgcctgaagagagcaggggcgacaacatgtctgaagggggcaggggcaacaacatgcctgaagagagCAGGAACATCAACATACCTGAagagggcaggggcgacaacatgcttgaagggggcaggggcgacaacatgctTGAAGGGGGCAAGAGCGAaaacatgcctgaagggggcaggaACGACAACATGCATGAAGAGGGCAGggtcgacaacatgcctgaagggggcagggGCGACAAAATGCCTTAA
- the LOC138352074 gene encoding high mobility group nucleosome-binding domain-containing protein 5-like has translation MPEVGRSDNMPEEGRGDNMPEEGRGDKMPEGGRDDNMPEGGRGDNIPEESRSDNMPEGGRGDNIPEESRTDNMPEGGRGDKMPEVGRSDNMPQEGRGDNMPEEGRGDNMPEGGRGDNMPEESRSINMPEEGRGDNMPEGG, from the coding sequence atgcctgaagtgggcaggagcgacaacatgcctgaagagggcaggggcgacaacatgcctgaagagggcaggggcgacaaaatgcctgaagggggcagggacgacaacatgcctgaagggggcaggggcgacaacattCCTGAAGAGAGCaggagcgacaacatgcctgaagggggcaggggcgacaacattCCTGAAGAGAGCAGgaccgacaacatgcctgaagggggcagggGCGACAAAATGCCTGAAGTGGGCAGGAGCGACAACATGCCTCAagagggcaggggcgacaacatgcctgaagagggcaggggcgacaacatgcctgaagggggcagggGCGATAACATGCCTGAAGAGAGCAGGAGCATCAACATGCCTGAagagggcaggggcgacaacatgcctgaagggggctag
- the LOC138352079 gene encoding uncharacterized protein encodes MLSLLPPSGMLSLLLSSDMLLPLPPSDMLSPLPPSGMLSPLPPSDMLSPLPPSGMLSLLLSSGMLLPLPPSGMLLPLPSSGILSLLRSSGMLSPLPPSDMLSPLPPSIMLSPLPSSGMLSPLRSSGMLSLLPT; translated from the coding sequence atgttgtcgctcctgcccccttcaggcatgttgtcgctcctGCTCTCTTCAGACATGTTGTTGCCCCTGCCCCCTTCAGacatgttgtcgcccctgcccccttcaggcatgttgtcgcccctgcccccttcagacatgttgtcgcccctgcccccttcaggcatgttgtcgctcctgctctcttcaggcatgttgttgcccctgcccccttcaggcatgttgttgCCCCTGCCTTCTTCAGGCATATTGTCGCTCCTGCgctcttcaggcatgttgtcgcccctgcccccttcagacatgttgtcgcccctgcccccttcaatcatgttgtcgcccctgccctcttcaggcatgttgtcgcccctgcgCTCTTCAGGAATGTTGTCGCTCCTGCCCACTTaa
- the LOC138352056 gene encoding filensin-like, producing the protein MPEGGRSDNMPEGGRSFNMLLRGRSDNMPEGGRSFNILLGGRSDNMPEGGRSDNMPEEGRGDNMPEGGRSDNMPEEGRGDNMPEEGRSDNMPEEGRSDNMPEGGWSDNMPEEGRGDNMPEEGRSDNMPEEGRGDNMPEEGQERLHA; encoded by the coding sequence atgcctgaaggaggcaggagcgacaacatgcctgaagggggcaggaGCTTCAACATGCTTCTAAGGGGCaggagcgacaacatgcctgaagggggcaggaGCTTCAACATACTTCTAGGGGGCAGGAGCGACAATatgcctgaagggggcaggagtgacaacatgcctgaagagggcaggggcgacaacatgcctgaagggggcaggagtgacaacatgcctgaagagggcaggggcgacaacatgcctgaagagggcaggagcgacaacatgcctgaagagggCAGGAGCGACAATATGCCTGAAGGGGGCTGGagtgacaacatgcctgaagagggcaggggcgacaacatgcctgaagagggcaggagcgacaacatgcctgaagagggcaggggcgacaacatgcctgaagagggGCAGGAGCGACtacatgcctga
- the LOC138352075 gene encoding unconventional myosin-XVB-like — protein MPEEGRGDNMPEGGWDDNMPEDGMGDNMPEEGRGDNMPEGGRGDNMPEESRSINMPEEGRGDNMPEGGWDDNMPEGGRSDNMSEGGRGNNMVEERRSDNMPEEGRGDKMPEGAVATTCLKGQWRQHA, from the coding sequence ATGCCTGAagagggcaggggcgacaacatgcctgaagggggctgggacgacaacatgcctgaagacggcatgggcgacaacatgcctgaagagggcaggggcgacaacatgcctgaagggggcaggggcgacaacatgcctgaagagagCAGGAGCATCAACATGCCTGAagagggcaggggcgacaacatgcctgaagggggctgggacgacaacatgcctgaagggggcaggaGCGACAACATGTCTGAAGGGGGCAGGGGCAACAACATGGTTGAAGAGCGCAGGAGCGACAATATGCCTGAAGAAGGCAGGGGCGACAAAATGCCTGAAGGGGCAGTGGCGACAACATGTCTGAAGGGGCAgtggcgacaacatgcctga
- the LOC138352076 gene encoding leukotoxin-like yields the protein MPEEGRGDNMPEGGRGDNMSEGGRGNNMSEGGRGDNMPEGGRSFNMLDVGKGDNMPEESRNINILEEGRGDNMLQGGRGDNMLEGGKSENMPEGGRNDNMHEEGRVDNMPEGGRGDNML from the coding sequence atgcctgaagagggcaggggcgacaacatgcctgaagggggcaggggcgacaacatgtCTGAAGGGGGCAGGGGCAACAACATGTCTGAAgggggcaggggcgacaacatgcctgaagggggcaggaGCTTCAACATGCTTGATGTTGGCAaaggcgacaacatgcctgaagagagCAGGAACATCAACATACTTGAagagggcaggggcgacaacatgcttcaagggggcaggggcgacaacatgctTGAAGGGGGCAAGAGCGAaaacatgcctgaagggggcaggaATGACAACATGCATGAAGAGGGCAGggtcgacaacatgcctgaagggggcaggggcgacaacatgctTTAA
- the LOC138352077 gene encoding homeobox protein ESX1-like: MLSLLPPSGMLSLLPPSGMLSLLLSSDMLLPLPPSDMLSPLPPSGMLSPLPPSDMLSPLPPSGMLSLLLSSGMLLPLPPSGMLLPLPSSGILSLLRSSGMLSPLPPSDMLSPLPPSIMLSPLPSSGMLSPLPPSDMLSLLPASGMLSFLPPSRMLSPLPP, encoded by the coding sequence atgttgtcgctcctgcccccttcaggcatgttgtcgctcctgcccccttcaggcatgttgtcgctcctGCTCTCTTCAGACATGTTGTTGCCCCTGCCCCCTTCAGacatgttgtcgcccctgcccccttcaggcatgttgtcgcccctgcccccttcagacatgttgtcgcccctgcccccttcaggcatgttgtcgctcctgctctcttcaggcatgttgttgcccctgcccccttcaggcatgttgttgCCCCTGCCTTCTTCAGGCATATTGTCGCTCCTGCgctcttcaggcatgttgtcgcccctgcccccttcagacatgttgtcgcccctgcccccttcaatcatgttgtcgcccctgccctcttcaggcatgttgtcgcccctgcccccTTCAGACATGTTGTCGCTCCTGCCCGCTTCAGGTATGTTGTCGTTCCTGCCCCCTTCACGCATGTTGTCGCCGCTGCCCCCTTAA
- the LOC138352095 gene encoding opioid growth factor receptor-like, with amino-acid sequence MPEESRSINMPEEGRCDNMPEGGWDDNMPEDGMGDNMPEEGRGDNMPEGGRGDNMPEESRSINMPEKGRGDNMPEGGWDNNMPEGGRSDNMSEGGRGDNIAEERRSDNMPEEGRGDKMPEGAVATTCLKGQWRQHA; translated from the coding sequence atgcctgaagagagCAGGAGCATCAACATGCCTGAAGAGGGCAGgtgcgacaacatgcctgaagggggctgggacgacaacatgcctgaagacggcatgggcgacaacatgcctgaagagggcaggggcgacaacatgcctgaagggggcaggggcgacaacatgcctgaagagagCAGGAGCATCAACATGCCTGAAAagggcaggggcgacaacatgcctgaagggggctgggacaacaacatgcctgaagggggcaggagcgacaacatgtctgaagggggcaggggcgacaacattGCTGAAGAGCGCAGGAGCGACAATATGCCTGAAGAAGGCAGGGGCGACAAAATGCCTGAAGGGGCAgtggcgacaacatgcctgaaggggcagtggcgacaacatgcctga
- the LOC138352084 gene encoding opioid growth factor receptor-like — translation MPEESRSINMPEEGRGDNMPEGGWDDNMPEDGMGDNMPEEGRGDNMPEGGRGDNMPEESRSINMPEEGRGDNMPEGGWDDNMPEGGRSDNMSEGGRGDNMADERRSDNMPEEGRGDKMPEGAVATTCLKGQWRQHA, via the coding sequence atgcctgaagagagCAGGAGCATCAACATGCCTGAagagggcaggggcgacaacatgcctgaagggggctgggacgacaacatgcctgaagacggcatgggcgacaacatgcctgaagagggcaggggcgacaacatgcctgaagggggcaggggcgacaacatgcctgaagagagCAGGAGCATCAACATGCCTGAagagggcaggggcgacaacatgcctgaagggggctgggacgacaacatgcctgaagggggcaggagcgacaacatgtctgaagggggcaggggcgacaacatggCTGATGAGCGCAGGAGCGACAATATGCCTGAAGAAGGCAGGGGCGACAAAATGCCTGAAGGGGCAgtggcgacaacatgcctgaaggggcagtggcgacaacatgcctga
- the LOC138352069 gene encoding exotoxin PaxA-like: protein MPEEDRGDNMPEEGKGDNMHEGGRGDNMPEESRSINMPEVGRGDNMPEGGWDDNMPEGGRGDNMREERRSDNIPEEGRGDNMPEGGSGDNMPEGGRGNNMPEEGRSDNMPEGDRGDNMLEDGRGDNMLEGGRVDNMLEGGRSNNLPEGGWDDNMPEGGRGDNMPEGGKVDNMLEGGRSFNMLLGGRSDNMPEGGRGDNMPEGGRVDNMLQGGRGDNMP, encoded by the coding sequence atgcctgaagaggacaggggcgacaacatgcctgaagagggCAAGGGCGACAACATGCATGAAgggggcaggggcgacaacatgcctgaagagagCAGGAGCATCAACATGCCTGAAGtgggcaggggcgacaacatgcctgaagggggctgggacgacaacatgcctgaagggggcaggggcgacaacatgcgTGAAGAGCGCAGGAGCGACAACATTCCTGAagagggcaggggcgacaacatgcctgaagggggcagtggcgacaacatgcctgaagggggcaggggcaacaacatgcctgaagagggcaggagcgacaacatgcctgaaggcgACAGGGGCGACAACATGCTTGAAGAtggcaggggcgacaacatgctTGAAGGGGGCAGGGTCGACAACATGCTTGAAGGGGGCAGGAGCAACAACTTGCCTGAAGGAGGCTGggacgacaacatgcctgaagggggcaggggcgacaacatgcctgaagggggcaaAGTCGACAACATGCTTGAAGGGGGCAGGAGCTTCAACATGCTTCTAGGGGGCaggagcgacaacatgcctgaagggggcaggggcgacaacatgcctgaagggggcagggTCGACAACATGCTTCAAGGtggcaggggcgacaacatgccttAA
- the LOC138352061 gene encoding hemolysin, chromosomal-like yields MPEGGRSNNVPEGGRSDNMLGGGRGDNMLKGGRSDNMPEEGRGDNMPEESRCDNMPEESMSINMPDEGRGDNMPEEGRDDNMPKESRSDNMPEESRSINMPKEGRGDNMPEGGCDDMSEGGRGDHMSEESRSDNMLEGGRSDNMLEGGRSDNMPEGGRSNNIPEGGRSDNMPRGDRGDNIPKGGKKDNMLERGKGHNMLDGGRGDNMLDGSRGDNMLEGGRVDNMLEGGRGDNLPEGGRDDNMP; encoded by the coding sequence atgcctgaagggggcagAAGCAACAACGTACCTGAAGGGGGCAGGAGCGACAACATGCTTGGAgggggcaggggcgacaacatgcttaaagggggcaggagcgacaacatgcctgaagagggcaggggcgacaacatgcctgaagagagcaggtgcgacaacatgcctgaagagagCATGAGCATCAACATGCCTGATgagggcaggggcgacaacatgcctgaagagggCAGGGACGACAACATGCCTAAAGAGAGCaggagcgacaacatgcctgaagagagCAGGAGCATCAACATGCCTAAagagggcaggggcgacaacatgcctgaagggggctGTGACGACATGTCTGAAGGGGGCAGGGGCGACCACATGTCTGAAGAGAGCAGGAGCGACAACATGCTTGAAGGAGGCAGAAGCGACAACATGCTTGAAGGAGGCAgaagcgacaacatgcctgaagggggcaggaGCAACAACATACCTGAAGGGGGTAGGAGCGACAACATGCCTAGAGGGGACAGGGGCGACAACATACCTAAAGGGGGCAAGAAAGACAACATGCTTGAAAGGGGCAAGGGCCACAACATGCTTGATgggggcaggggcgacaacatgctTGATGGGagcaggggcgacaacatgctTGAAGGGGGCAGGGTCGACAACATGCTTGAAGGGGGCAGGGGCGACAACTTGCCTGAAGGGGGCAGGGACGACAACATGCCTTAA